In Mobula birostris isolate sMobBir1 chromosome 15, sMobBir1.hap1, whole genome shotgun sequence, the following proteins share a genomic window:
- the irx6a gene encoding Iroquois homeobox protein 6a isoform X1 produces MVTKGATMSFSQFGYPYNTTSQFFVSASPSTACCEPGSRPVSEGSAGPAQTAICCPNYDNRLLANARTEINAAAAALGMYGSSPYATAASQSYGNYLTYSTDASAFYSSLNSQYEIKDSTGSLHSGIAPTATYYPYEHSLGHYQYDRCGSVDFSGTTRRKNATRETTSTLKTWLYEHRKNPYPTKGEKIMLAIITKMTLTQVSTWFANARRRLKKENKMTWSPRNKGGDDKKEESARRDREEHGTDSLENDEKEYRESKELRLSDLEDDESEKLESDHEKAPSEIRPRRGLVETEDNDCNVSPSNNQRTSCSKNCSTLESDFLDTITNKPSVSVASNSLPQRFGTAEKPRIWSLAHTAASNCLVGCQNGQSRTARYCAEVRPSQGMVNQVDDIISLGDSSQAARILRTSTFNLQTLVAAGQLHCASYPALDNCQYTSGTEGFLRNVKSDLGATDITETCLLRQEERVRAAFRPVLKRFG; encoded by the exons ATGGTAACAAAAGGAGCAACGATGTCGTTCTCTCAGTTTGGATACCCTTACAATACCACTTCACAG TTCTTCGTGTCAGCGAGTCCCAGCACGGCGTGTTGTGAACCAGGCTCCAGACCTGTATCCGAAGGCTCCGCTGGCCCGGCCCAGACTGCCATTTGCTGTCCCAACTATGATAACAGACTGCTGGCCAACGCCAGGACCGAGATCAACGCAGCTGCCGCGGCGCTGGGCATGTACGGCAGCTCCCCTTACGCAACCGCAGCTAGCCAGAGCTATGGGAACTACCTTACATACAGTACTGATGCTTCAGCTTTCTACTCTTCACTG AATTCTCAGTACGAAATTAAAGATAGCACTGGGAGCTTGCACTCGGGAATTGCTCCGACAGCTACTTACTATCCGTATGAACACTCCTTGGGACACTACCAATACGACAG ATGCGGCTCCGTTGACTTCAGCGGCACCACACGGCGCAAGAATGCGACCCGAGAGACCACCAGCACCCTGAAGACTTGGCTGTACGAACACAGGAAAAACCCTTACCCCACCAAAGGCGAGAAGATCATGCTGGCCATCATCACGAAAATGACCCTGACCCAAGTGTCCACCTGGTTTGCGAACGCCAGGAGGAGGTtgaagaaggaaaataaaatgacCTGGTCACCCAGAAACAAAGGAGGGGATGACAAGAAAGAGGAGAGTGCCAGAAGGGACAGAGAGGAACATGGAACGGACAGCCTGGAAAACG ACgagaaagaatacagagaaagcaaagagcTGAGACTGAGCGATCTGGAAGATGATGAGTCAGAAAAACTGGAAAGTGACCATGAAAAGGCACCAAGTGAAATCAGACCGCGGAGAGGCTTGGTCGAGACTGAGGACAATGACTGCAATGTATCTCCTTCAAACAACCAGCGCACTTCCTGTTCCAAAAACTGCTCTACCCTCGAGTCCGACTTTCTAGATACAATAACGAATAAGCCATCTGTTTCTGTCGCAAGCAACAGCCTCCCGCAGCGCTTCGGGACAGCGGAGAAGCCGAGGATTTGGTCCCTGGCGCACACGGCAGCCTCCAATTGTCTGGTGGGTTGTCAGAACGGCCAGAGCCGGACTGCGAGGTACTGCGCGGAGGTGAGGCCATCCCAGGGCATGGTGAACCAAGTCGATGATATAATTTCCCTCGGAGACTCTTCACAAGCCGCCCGCATTCTCAGAACTTCTACATTCAACTTACAAACGCTTGTAGCGGCTGGTCAATTGCACTGCGCTTCCTACCCTGCGCTAGACAACTGCCAGTATACATCAGGGACTGAAG gatttttaagaaatGTGAAATCTGATTTGGGGGCAACAGATATTACGGAAACGTGTCTACTGCGCcaggaggagagagtgagagcggCCTTCAGACCTGTGCTGAAGAG GTTCGGTTAG
- the irx6a gene encoding Iroquois homeobox protein 6a isoform X2: protein MVTKGATMSFSQFGYPYNTTSQFFVSASPSTACCEPGSRPVSEGSAGPAQTAICCPNYDNRLLANARTEINAAAAALGMYGSSPYATAASQSYGNYLTYSTDASAFYSSLNSQYEIKDSTGSLHSGIAPTATYYPYEHSLGHYQYDRCGSVDFSGTTRRKNATRETTSTLKTWLYEHRKNPYPTKGEKIMLAIITKMTLTQVSTWFANARRRLKKENKMTWSPRNKGGDDKKEESARRDREEHGTDSLENDEKEYRESKELRLSDLEDDESEKLESDHEKAPSEIRPRRGLVETEDNDCNVSPSNNQRTSCSKNCSTLESDFLDTITNKPSVSVASNSLPQRFGTAEKPRIWSLAHTAASNCLVGCQNGQSRTARYCAEVRPSQGMVNQVDDIISLGDSSQAARILRTSTFNLQTLVAAGQLHCASYPALDNCQYTSGTEGFLRNVKSDLGATDITETCLLRQEERVRAAFRPVLKR, encoded by the exons ATGGTAACAAAAGGAGCAACGATGTCGTTCTCTCAGTTTGGATACCCTTACAATACCACTTCACAG TTCTTCGTGTCAGCGAGTCCCAGCACGGCGTGTTGTGAACCAGGCTCCAGACCTGTATCCGAAGGCTCCGCTGGCCCGGCCCAGACTGCCATTTGCTGTCCCAACTATGATAACAGACTGCTGGCCAACGCCAGGACCGAGATCAACGCAGCTGCCGCGGCGCTGGGCATGTACGGCAGCTCCCCTTACGCAACCGCAGCTAGCCAGAGCTATGGGAACTACCTTACATACAGTACTGATGCTTCAGCTTTCTACTCTTCACTG AATTCTCAGTACGAAATTAAAGATAGCACTGGGAGCTTGCACTCGGGAATTGCTCCGACAGCTACTTACTATCCGTATGAACACTCCTTGGGACACTACCAATACGACAG ATGCGGCTCCGTTGACTTCAGCGGCACCACACGGCGCAAGAATGCGACCCGAGAGACCACCAGCACCCTGAAGACTTGGCTGTACGAACACAGGAAAAACCCTTACCCCACCAAAGGCGAGAAGATCATGCTGGCCATCATCACGAAAATGACCCTGACCCAAGTGTCCACCTGGTTTGCGAACGCCAGGAGGAGGTtgaagaaggaaaataaaatgacCTGGTCACCCAGAAACAAAGGAGGGGATGACAAGAAAGAGGAGAGTGCCAGAAGGGACAGAGAGGAACATGGAACGGACAGCCTGGAAAACG ACgagaaagaatacagagaaagcaaagagcTGAGACTGAGCGATCTGGAAGATGATGAGTCAGAAAAACTGGAAAGTGACCATGAAAAGGCACCAAGTGAAATCAGACCGCGGAGAGGCTTGGTCGAGACTGAGGACAATGACTGCAATGTATCTCCTTCAAACAACCAGCGCACTTCCTGTTCCAAAAACTGCTCTACCCTCGAGTCCGACTTTCTAGATACAATAACGAATAAGCCATCTGTTTCTGTCGCAAGCAACAGCCTCCCGCAGCGCTTCGGGACAGCGGAGAAGCCGAGGATTTGGTCCCTGGCGCACACGGCAGCCTCCAATTGTCTGGTGGGTTGTCAGAACGGCCAGAGCCGGACTGCGAGGTACTGCGCGGAGGTGAGGCCATCCCAGGGCATGGTGAACCAAGTCGATGATATAATTTCCCTCGGAGACTCTTCACAAGCCGCCCGCATTCTCAGAACTTCTACATTCAACTTACAAACGCTTGTAGCGGCTGGTCAATTGCACTGCGCTTCCTACCCTGCGCTAGACAACTGCCAGTATACATCAGGGACTGAAG gatttttaagaaatGTGAAATCTGATTTGGGGGCAACAGATATTACGGAAACGTGTCTACTGCGCcaggaggagagagtgagagcggCCTTCAGACCTGTGCTGAAGAGGTGA